In Streptomyces nojiriensis, the sequence GAGCATGCGGCGGGTGAGCGTACCGGCGTGCAGGTCCAGCGATACGTGGCTGTGGCTCAGGGTCGGGTGGTCGGGCGTGAGCCAGTCGCCGGGCGGTGCGCCCTCGGGCAGGCAGCGGTACCGCAGGGCGGTCCAGTCCGGCAGCCGGACCATGTCCTCGTTGGAGACCGTTCGTCCGCCGATGGCGGAGGTGAGCCGGTCGTAGCAGCCGGCGAGGTACGTACCCGGGTAGTGGATGTCGTCGGCGACGCTCTCGGGGGCCGAACCCCGGGTGGCGAAGCGGCCGTTGCCCAGGGTGCACAGGGACTCGACGAGCCGCTCGGCCTTGGGGTCGTAGCGGTGGTAATCCCAGCGCCAGGGCGTGTTCACGGGCGGCGGCCCCCTTCGAGGGCGGCGGGCAGTCCGCCGAGGCCGGGAAGGACGAGTTGAGCGCCGTGCGCGCGCAGGGCGTCCCCCGTGCGCGGGTCGTCCTCGCGGTCGAGCCCCACCACCAGGCGGAAGCGGCCTCGCCGCCCCGCTTCGACACCTGCGAGCGCGTCCTCCACGACGGCGGTGTGCGCGGGGGTGACGCCGAGCCGGCCGGCGGCTTCGAGGAAGAGGGCGGGGTCGGGTTTGCCCGGGAGGGCGAGTGCGGCCGCGTCCCGGCCGTCCACCAGTGCGTCGAAGCAGCCGATGAGGTCTGCGGATTCCAGGAGGGAGCGGGCGTGCCGGGAAGCCGAGACGGCTGCGCACCGGATCGTCCTCTCCCGCAGTTCCCGCAGCGCGGGCCGCACGTCGTCGAAGGCACGGACGCCTTCGGTCCGCAGCATCGCGGTGAAGACCTCCTCCTTCCGGGCGGCGACCGCGTGGACGGTGGCGCAACCGGGCGGATCCTCGGGCGTTCCGGGTGGGAGGTCGATGTGGCGGGCGGTGAGGAAGGCGCGTACGCCGTCGAGGCGGGAGCGGCCGTCGACCAGGTCCCGGTAGTCGCGGACGGGGTCGAACGGGCGCGGTCGGACACCGGCGTGCGGTGGCGGCCACGCGGGGAGGCAGCCGTCGAAGGTCTCCTGCCAGGCGGCCGCGTGGCGGTCCGCGGTGGCGAGGAGCACTCCGTCGGTGTCGAAGACGACCGCACGCAGGCCGTTCATCAGTCGTGCACCACGCGCCGGCCGGTGATCCGGGCGGGGGTGAGCTTCATCCAGTGGTCGCGCGGGCCGCCGGCCCAGGGCTGCGACCGGGCCGTGGTGCCGAGGCGGTGGAGTTCGGGCGGGTCCGTGACGGCGGCCAGTTCGCCCACCGCCAGTACGCTCCAGCCGGTGGCGGTCACGTCGTCGATGTTGTCGATCTCGAAGGCGGCCTCGGTACCTGCCGCTGCGGCCGTGACGGCTTCCGCGGAGGTGCGGAAGGCGATGTCGGTACCTGCGATCAGGTAGTTGACGGGGAGGACGGCCGGGCCTTCGGAGGTGAAGACGCCGATGCGGCCCACGCCGTGCGTGTTCAGCAGCCGCCTGCATTCGGTCTCGTCCAGCGGGACGAGCGCGCTGCCGCGCCGGGCGGTGGCCCGGCCGGCGACGCGGTCGGCGCCGGCGCCGGTCAGGTCGTCGACGGTGACACCGAGTGCGTCGGCCATGCGGACGAGCGTGCCGATGGACGGACTGGCGGCGTGCTCTTCGAGGTAGGCGATGTAGTGGCCGTCGGCGCCGCACCGACGCCCCAGTTCCTCGCGGCTCAGGCCCAGGGCTTCACGGCGGGCCGCCAGGCGGCGGCCCAGGTCGGTGCGTCCGGCCGTCCTGCCGGACTCCTGCGGTGTGGTGCTCGGCGTGTTCTTCACGGCGCTCACCGCTCCTGCGGCGGTACGGCGACCGTGTCGTGCTGGGGTCCGCCGAGCACGACCTTGAGGGCGCCGGTCTCGCCGGCGCGGGAGAAGACGTCGTACGCCTCTTCCATCTGGTCCAGCTCGAAGCGGTGGGTGACCATCGCGGCCCCGGGCAGGCGGCCGGCGGCCATCATGCGCAGCAGCATGGGGGTGGAGTGGGTGTCGACGAGGCCGGTGGTGATGGTGACGTCCTTGATCCACAGGTCTTCGAGGTGGAGGACGGCGGGCTTGCCGTGGACGCCGATGTTGGCGACCCGCCCGCCCGGGCGGACCATGCGCGTGCACATCTCGAACGCCTCGGGCACGCCGACGGCCTCGATGACCGTGTCCGCCCCGAGCCCGTCGGTGAGGTCCTCCACCAGCCGCTCGGGCTCCTCGTCGGCGCTCGCGGTCGCATCGGCGCCGAGGTCACGCGCGGCGGCGAGCCGGGCGGCGGCGAGGTCGACGGCGATGATCCGCCCGGGGCTGTAGAGCTGTGCCGTGGCGATGGCGGCCAGGCCGATGGGTCCGGCACCGACCACGACGACGGTGTCGCCCGGGCGCACGTTGCCGTTGAGCACGCCGACCTCGTAGGAGGTCGGGAAGATGTCGGCGAGCAGTACGGCGTCGTGGCCGGCCAGGGCGCTGGGCAGCGGGTGGACGGAGAGGTCGGCGAAGGGGACGCGTACGTATTCGGCCTGGGTGCCGTCGATGGTGTGGCCCAGGACCCAGCCGCCGCCTCCCCGGCACTGGCCGTAGTGCCCTTCACGGCAGAAGCGGCAGCGGCCGCAGGCGGAGATGCAGGAGATCAGGACGCGGTCGCCGGGGCGGACACTGCGGACGTCTCCGCCGGTCTCGACGACGGTTCCGACGGCCTCGTGGCCCAGGATCCGTCCGGGCGTCACGTCGGGGACGTCGCCCTTGATGATGTGCAGGTCGGTGCCGCAGATGGTGACGGCGTCCACCCGGACGATGGCGTCGGCGGCGTCCTTGACGGAAGGGTCCGGGACGTCCTGCCAGGAGGTCTGCCCGGGCCCGTGGAAGACGAGAGCCTTCATGGCGCGGCCTTCTCTCTGTGTGCTCGGTGCTCTGCGGGAGGGGGTCACGGTCAGGCTGCGCCCCCGCGTCTCCGTCCCGCTTGGGCCGGTCGGCCCCTACCGGGGACCGGTCGGGCCCCTCCCGACCGGCCGGTCCGGTGCGACGGTGGAGACCGGCATCCGTTCCGGAAGGAGGCTGTGGCCGTGTCCCGCGCCCGGATCCTCGTCGACTGTGGACTCTTCCAGGGTGTCGCGGACCTGCGGCGTCGCAACCGGGACCGGCTTCCGTGGCCTCGTCCACGGCGAGGAGGGCGGGCGCGGAGCGTGGGAGGCACACGAGGGTCACCCTCCCCGAAGCGCTGGCCGCGAAAGCCCGGACCTGGACACGTACGTCCCCGGCCGCACGGATCCGGCTCCTTCCCC encodes:
- a CDS encoding HAD family hydrolase, giving the protein MNGLRAVVFDTDGVLLATADRHAAAWQETFDGCLPAWPPPHAGVRPRPFDPVRDYRDLVDGRSRLDGVRAFLTARHIDLPPGTPEDPPGCATVHAVAARKEEVFTAMLRTEGVRAFDDVRPALRELRERTIRCAAVSASRHARSLLESADLIGCFDALVDGRDAAALALPGKPDPALFLEAAGRLGVTPAHTAVVEDALAGVEAGRRGRFRLVVGLDREDDPRTGDALRAHGAQLVLPGLGGLPAALEGGRRP
- a CDS encoding helix-turn-helix domain-containing protein; translation: MKNTPSTTPQESGRTAGRTDLGRRLAARREALGLSREELGRRCGADGHYIAYLEEHAASPSIGTLVRMADALGVTVDDLTGAGADRVAGRATARRGSALVPLDETECRRLLNTHGVGRIGVFTSEGPAVLPVNYLIAGTDIAFRTSAEAVTAAAAGTEAAFEIDNIDDVTATGWSVLAVGELAAVTDPPELHRLGTTARSQPWAGGPRDHWMKLTPARITGRRVVHD
- a CDS encoding zinc-dependent alcohol dehydrogenase family protein yields the protein MKALVFHGPGQTSWQDVPDPSVKDAADAIVRVDAVTICGTDLHIIKGDVPDVTPGRILGHEAVGTVVETGGDVRSVRPGDRVLISCISACGRCRFCREGHYGQCRGGGGWVLGHTIDGTQAEYVRVPFADLSVHPLPSALAGHDAVLLADIFPTSYEVGVLNGNVRPGDTVVVVGAGPIGLAAIATAQLYSPGRIIAVDLAAARLAAARDLGADATASADEEPERLVEDLTDGLGADTVIEAVGVPEAFEMCTRMVRPGGRVANIGVHGKPAVLHLEDLWIKDVTITTGLVDTHSTPMLLRMMAAGRLPGAAMVTHRFELDQMEEAYDVFSRAGETGALKVVLGGPQHDTVAVPPQER